A stretch of Candidatus Polarisedimenticolia bacterium DNA encodes these proteins:
- the rbfA gene encoding 30S ribosome-binding factor RbfA yields the protein MGHARRERVAEALRDEISGLLRREIRDPRIGFVTLTGVEVSPDLSHAKVFVSVLGPEKAHAASLEALNRAARYLQRQVFKRLRLKKAISLLFVADEAVASGTRVEELLQEIHQAGADEEE from the coding sequence ATGGGACATGCCCGCCGCGAACGGGTCGCAGAGGCCTTGCGCGACGAGATTTCGGGACTGCTGCGCCGGGAGATCCGCGATCCCCGGATCGGTTTCGTGACCCTGACCGGGGTCGAGGTCAGTCCGGATCTGTCGCACGCAAAAGTGTTCGTCTCGGTCCTCGGTCCCGAGAAGGCGCACGCGGCCTCTCTGGAAGCCCTCAATCGGGCTGCCCGCTACCTGCAGCGCCAGGTGTTCAAACGGCTGCGCCTCAAGAAGGCCATTTCCCTGCTTTTCGTCGCCGACGAGGCGGTCGCCTCGGGCACGCGGGTCGAGGAGCTGCTGCAGGAAATCCACCAGGCCGGTGCGGACGAGGAAGAATGA
- a CDS encoding DUF503 domain-containing protein, with translation MTVGLCLVEMHLAGCHSLKEKRRILRHLKDRLRAKFNLAVAELEHQDLWQRASLGAVSIASSRQPVESCFEQIRAILEAEVPGEISSFHVEFLS, from the coding sequence ATGACCGTCGGCCTCTGTCTCGTGGAGATGCATCTGGCGGGCTGCCACTCCCTCAAGGAGAAGCGCCGCATCCTGCGGCACCTGAAGGACCGCCTGCGGGCGAAGTTCAACCTCGCGGTGGCGGAGCTTGAGCACCAGGACCTGTGGCAGCGGGCCAGCCTGGGAGCGGTCAGCATCGCTTCGTCACGGCAGCCGGTCGAGTCGTGCTTCGAACAAATCCGCGCGATCCTGGAAGCCGAGGTGCCGGGAGAGATCTCCAGCTTCCATGTAGAGTTCCTGAGTTGA
- the rimP gene encoding ribosome maturation factor RimP: protein MTSGTEKGEILTKVTSLVQRAVEGLGFELVHIDLEKQRGAWFLRIYIDKPAGVTLDDCAQASRQVSTELDVEDMVPGRYTLEISSPGLDRPLRTDADFLRYVGRKVFIHTREPLQQQRNFVGLLKSLEAGVVMLQDARGALWAIPRNLITKARLEIEI from the coding sequence ATGACGTCCGGCACGGAAAAGGGCGAAATCCTGACGAAAGTTACTTCGCTCGTCCAACGGGCGGTCGAAGGACTCGGCTTCGAGCTGGTTCACATCGATCTGGAAAAACAGCGTGGGGCCTGGTTTCTGAGAATCTACATCGACAAGCCCGCCGGGGTGACGCTCGATGATTGCGCCCAAGCCTCCCGCCAGGTCAGCACGGAGCTTGATGTCGAGGATATGGTACCGGGACGTTATACGCTGGAGATTTCATCACCGGGCCTGGACCGACCGCTGCGCACCGACGCAGATTTTCTTCGTTATGTCGGAAGGAAGGTCTTCATCCATACCCGGGAGCCGCTTCAGCAACAGCGGAATTTCGTCGGGCTCCTGAAGTCCCTGGAAGCAGGGGTCGTCATGCTTCAGGACGCGCGGGGCGCCCTTTGGGCCATCCCGAGGAACCTCATCACGAAGGCGCGTCTCGAGATCGAGATCTGA
- the infB gene encoding translation initiation factor IF-2 — MAKIRVYQLAKLLKISNDEAVDLLRKGGVDVKSNLSSIDEELVERFRGKTARTEEASSAVPASKTAPKPVAPAKAEARPAARRPAPPKAKPPEPIAKKTVTGTPPRPAGQAPASPGAKASGPSSPARPVATTRPAAARGQGSGPGAATSTPAPRPRVVPPEAPRVVAQTPSIQPPSPPAPTIRPVPAPPAPPKDVVLTEGVTIKELSEKTEIKSKDIIKKLLDRGILATINQPLDIEIAKQVCRDFGYEARIISFEDDAIREHQTTAVAGGTKSRDPVVTIMGHVDHGKTSLLDAIRESKITEQEHGGITQHIGAYHVQVKGRGITFIDTPGHEAFTLMRSRGARVTDVVVLVVAADDGVMPQTIEAIDHARAAGVPIVVAINKIDKPGANLDRVKKALADQNLLVEDWGGQVVSVAISAKQRLHIDDLLDMILLVADLNELKADPEQPATGTILEARLDRNRGSVATVLVQNGTLRVGDAFIAGAVSGKVRAMLDDRARKKIAAGPSIPVEVLGLQGVPLAGDRFQVIEDEVKARQIGTFRQSKLRQESLAKSSRLSLEHLFQQIKEGAIKELPIVLKADVQGSVEVLAKSLDDLSTEQVKVRLIHTGTGAITETDVLLASASNAIIVGFNVRPDRSAADLADKEKVDIRLHTVIYEVHDEIKSAMVGLLEPKVTEQYLGRAEIRNTFKIPKIGTVAGTYVVDGKMLRGSQVRLLRNNVIVHQGRMASLKRFKEDVGEVKSGYECGIGLERFNDVKVGDIIEAFKLEKVYQKTL; from the coding sequence ATGGCCAAGATACGCGTTTATCAGCTCGCAAAGCTCCTGAAGATCAGCAACGACGAGGCCGTCGACCTGTTGCGCAAGGGGGGCGTCGACGTCAAGTCCAACCTGAGCAGCATTGACGAAGAGCTCGTCGAGAGGTTCCGCGGCAAGACGGCTCGCACGGAGGAAGCGTCGTCCGCCGTCCCCGCGAGCAAGACGGCACCCAAGCCTGTCGCGCCGGCCAAGGCGGAGGCGCGCCCGGCCGCGAGGCGTCCGGCGCCCCCCAAAGCAAAGCCCCCGGAGCCTATCGCCAAGAAAACCGTGACCGGCACGCCTCCCCGCCCCGCCGGACAGGCCCCCGCATCTCCAGGGGCCAAAGCTTCGGGCCCGAGCAGTCCGGCGCGACCTGTTGCCACGACGCGACCAGCTGCCGCGCGCGGCCAGGGATCCGGACCGGGAGCGGCCACCTCCACCCCGGCTCCGCGGCCTCGTGTGGTGCCGCCCGAGGCGCCGCGCGTCGTCGCTCAGACACCTTCAATCCAGCCTCCTTCTCCGCCCGCTCCGACCATCCGTCCGGTTCCCGCGCCGCCCGCGCCGCCGAAGGATGTCGTTCTGACCGAAGGGGTCACCATCAAGGAGCTGTCCGAGAAAACCGAAATCAAATCCAAGGACATTATCAAGAAGCTTCTCGATCGCGGAATCCTCGCCACCATCAATCAGCCGCTCGACATCGAAATCGCCAAGCAGGTTTGCCGGGACTTCGGCTACGAGGCCCGCATCATTTCGTTCGAAGATGACGCGATCCGGGAGCACCAGACCACGGCCGTGGCCGGCGGAACGAAATCGCGCGATCCGGTCGTCACGATCATGGGCCACGTGGATCACGGGAAGACCTCGCTGCTCGACGCTATTCGCGAATCCAAGATTACCGAGCAGGAGCACGGAGGCATCACCCAGCACATCGGCGCCTACCATGTCCAGGTCAAGGGCCGCGGGATCACCTTCATCGACACTCCCGGCCATGAGGCCTTCACGCTGATGCGCTCGCGCGGAGCCCGCGTGACCGATGTCGTCGTGCTGGTGGTTGCCGCCGATGACGGGGTCATGCCGCAGACCATCGAAGCCATCGATCACGCGCGTGCCGCGGGCGTGCCCATCGTGGTGGCCATCAACAAGATCGACAAGCCGGGCGCCAACCTTGACCGCGTGAAGAAAGCCCTGGCGGACCAGAACCTGCTGGTCGAGGATTGGGGAGGGCAGGTCGTGAGCGTCGCGATTTCAGCGAAGCAGCGTCTGCACATCGATGATCTGCTCGACATGATCCTGCTGGTGGCCGATCTGAACGAGCTCAAGGCGGATCCCGAGCAGCCGGCCACGGGCACCATCCTCGAGGCCAGGCTCGATCGAAACCGCGGCTCCGTGGCCACCGTGCTGGTGCAAAACGGCACGCTGCGGGTGGGCGACGCGTTCATCGCGGGCGCCGTCAGCGGCAAGGTGCGCGCGATGCTCGACGACCGGGCCCGTAAGAAGATAGCGGCCGGACCGTCCATCCCGGTCGAGGTCCTCGGACTGCAGGGGGTCCCTCTGGCGGGCGATCGCTTCCAGGTGATCGAAGACGAGGTCAAGGCCCGGCAGATCGGCACTTTCCGCCAGTCGAAGCTGCGCCAGGAATCGCTGGCGAAGTCCTCCCGCCTTTCCCTGGAGCACCTCTTCCAGCAGATCAAGGAAGGGGCCATCAAGGAGCTGCCCATCGTCCTGAAAGCGGACGTCCAGGGCTCGGTGGAGGTCCTGGCGAAGAGCCTGGATGATCTGTCGACCGAGCAGGTCAAGGTGCGCCTCATCCATACGGGCACGGGCGCGATCACCGAGACTGACGTCCTTCTGGCCTCGGCGAGCAACGCCATCATCGTCGGGTTCAACGTGCGCCCGGACCGCTCGGCCGCCGACCTTGCGGACAAGGAGAAGGTGGACATCCGGCTGCACACCGTCATCTACGAGGTGCACGACGAGATCAAGAGCGCGATGGTCGGTCTCCTGGAGCCCAAGGTTACCGAGCAGTACCTGGGCAGGGCGGAGATCCGCAACACCTTCAAGATCCCGAAGATCGGCACGGTGGCCGGCACCTACGTCGTCGACGGCAAGATGCTGCGGGGATCGCAGGTGCGCCTCCTCCGGAACAACGTCATCGTCCATCAGGGGCGGATGGCCTCGCTGAAGCGCTTCAAGGAGGACGTCGGAGAGGTGAAGTCCGGCTATGAGTGCGGGATCGGCCTGGAGAGGTTCAACGACGTGAAGGTCGGCGACATCATCGAAGCCTTCAAGCTCGAGAAGGTCTACCAGAAGACGCTCTGA
- the nusA gene encoding transcription termination factor NusA yields the protein MSSEILQAIEQVGREKGIEVDVVIRAVEDAYAAASKKYFRSKEEFGARFNRDSGALEVFAKKRVVESVTNPDLEISLKEAGRLDPAADLESVVEIPRPVEGLGRIAAQAAKQIIFQKVREAERENVYKEYSGRLGELINGFVKRFERGSIVIDLGKAEAVLPKKEQSKAEHYNQGDRLRAIIVDVDKNAKGPQIILSRTDPRLLIKLFEMEVPEIYDGTVKIEVAVRDAGDRAKIAVRSKDKDVDPVGACVGMKGSRVQAIIRELRGEKIDIVQYSEEVSSFVTHALNPARINRVSIVDHEAKVLEVVVDDDQLSLAIGKKGQNVRLASRLVGWRIDIKSEQDKKREVEMEMERMARANRPLESVEDLSIRSLQKLQEAGFTTIGSVLAVGLDGMTGIPSIGPKTAEKILQTLREVLDAPLPEAAEEPAEMSGEDSSPEEPTGDEAGTATPEEMAAASGRDEEE from the coding sequence ATGAGCAGCGAAATCCTTCAGGCCATCGAACAAGTCGGACGAGAAAAAGGAATCGAAGTGGATGTCGTCATCCGGGCCGTGGAGGATGCCTATGCGGCCGCGTCGAAGAAATACTTCCGCTCCAAGGAAGAATTCGGCGCCCGTTTCAACCGGGACAGCGGAGCCCTGGAAGTCTTCGCCAAGAAGCGAGTGGTGGAGAGCGTGACCAATCCCGACCTCGAGATCTCCCTGAAAGAGGCGGGACGTCTGGATCCCGCCGCGGACCTGGAGTCGGTGGTGGAGATCCCGCGGCCCGTGGAAGGGCTCGGCCGAATCGCCGCGCAGGCCGCCAAGCAGATCATTTTTCAAAAGGTGCGAGAAGCCGAGCGGGAAAACGTCTATAAGGAGTACAGCGGGCGCCTGGGCGAGCTCATCAACGGGTTCGTGAAGCGCTTCGAGAGAGGCAGCATCGTCATCGACCTGGGGAAGGCCGAGGCGGTTCTCCCAAAGAAGGAGCAGTCGAAGGCCGAGCACTACAACCAGGGCGACCGCCTCCGCGCGATCATCGTCGACGTCGACAAGAACGCGAAAGGGCCCCAGATCATCCTCTCGCGGACGGATCCGCGCCTGTTGATCAAGCTGTTCGAGATGGAGGTGCCGGAGATTTACGACGGCACGGTCAAGATCGAGGTCGCTGTCCGCGACGCCGGCGACCGCGCGAAAATAGCGGTGCGTTCGAAGGACAAAGACGTGGATCCGGTGGGCGCCTGCGTCGGCATGAAAGGATCGCGCGTCCAGGCAATCATCCGGGAGCTGCGCGGCGAGAAAATCGACATCGTCCAGTATTCCGAGGAGGTGAGCTCCTTCGTCACGCACGCGCTGAATCCCGCCCGCATCAATCGCGTCTCCATCGTCGATCACGAGGCCAAGGTGCTGGAGGTCGTCGTAGACGATGATCAGCTCTCCCTCGCCATAGGCAAGAAGGGCCAGAACGTGCGGCTGGCCTCACGACTGGTGGGCTGGCGCATCGACATCAAGAGCGAGCAGGACAAGAAGCGCGAGGTGGAGATGGAGATGGAGCGCATGGCCCGCGCCAACCGTCCCCTCGAGAGCGTTGAGGACCTGAGCATCCGCTCGCTGCAGAAGCTGCAGGAAGCGGGCTTCACCACCATCGGCAGCGTCCTTGCCGTAGGCCTGGACGGAATGACGGGCATTCCGTCGATCGGCCCGAAGACCGCCGAGAAGATCCTCCAGACGCTGCGCGAGGTGTTGGATGCTCCATTGCCCGAGGCCGCCGAGGAGCCGGCGGAAATGTCCGGGGAAGACTCCTCCCCGGAGGAACCGACCGGCGACGAGGCCGGGACGGCCACTCCGGAGGAGATGGCGGCCGCTTCCGGCCGCGACGAAGAGGAATAG